The DNA segment taagctttctttttaatatatataaagattatgtaACAAGGTGTATCAATTTCTGTTATTAAGAATAGTATATAGTAGTAAGTTGCTGAAAGTAATTCCATTGATGTTAACTGGTTGTGCTATTTGACGTAGTTCGTCAGTTTGCACGTCGTATGAAACATTCTCGCATAAAGTACTCAAATGTATGTGTAAGAGATGTCCTCTTCGGTAGCGATCTCCTCAGTCCATCTTTATATTTACTCACTTTTATCGATACAAGTAAGtgttacatatgtattaatatataaatgtcataaATTAAAACGATCGTTTTATTCACACCGACATCTTTACTTCCATCTTTCGTATAACTAGATCacgtacataacatatatatagaatCTTCGAGAGATCGGACGATGAGGCGAGCCGTCGCCTAGATGTGCGGCAGGCACGAGGCGATGGCGCGCCGCAGCGCCTGGCGCACGTCGCCGCGGCCCTCGCAGAACACGTGCGTGGCGTGGCGCTCCACGTGCACCAGCGTGTCCTGGCGCGGCAGGTGCACGATGCAGCCGTCCGCGCTCGCCTCCACGCGCGCCTCCGTCACGCCCTCCCGCGTCAGCGCGCGCACCAGCGCCTCCACGTCCAGCGCGTTCCAGTGCaggcgcggcgcgggcgcgggcgcgggtcCCGGCGGCGCCACCAGCTCCAGGCGCGCGTCGCGCACGCGCAGCGCCGCGCTCAGGGGGGCGGCGCGCAGGCCGGCGCGCAGCTCGCGTGGCGTGGCGCGCGCCGCCAGCGTGCCGCACAGCGtggcgcgcgcggcgcggcgccgcACGGACAGCGAGCGCGCGGCGCCGCGCCGCACCACCACGGTGGGCGCGTCGGCGCTCACGTGcggccgcgcgccgccgcccgcgtaCTGCTCGGGCAGCGCCAGCTCGCGCGGCCGCAGCTCGCGCACCAGCTTGTTGGCCTGCGAGTAGTTGAGCGACGTGTCGATGGGGCAGTGGAACGCCTTCATGCTCAGCGGCTGGAACGGCGCCAGGGCCTCCGCGTAAGGGAAGTCCGGCTCTGCGAAGGTAAAAGTGATTCGAGCGTGAGAATCGACGTCGAAAGGAAACTTCCTTCGATCGTTGGATTTTCGTGGAACCGGATCTGGAGCTTACCCGTGAAGATGATGGCGTGTGCTGGATTATTGGCCCATAGCTCGACGAGATGTACCGCCGCACCGAAGCGGAGGCTTGGATGTCCGCAGAAGACCACACACGGCTACGGATAAACGGTCGCGGGTCAGTGGCAGGCGGTGGAGAAGCGGAGCGAGGACAGGAGATTCGACTCACCTGCCGGAAGTCCGCGCTAAAAGCGTCGTCGTGTAACGAGCGCGCGTGTTTGAGTCTACCGGCGCGGACGAGCGCTGCGTGCGGGAAGGGCTCCTCGGGCAAATACACACGCGCCTGCTTGCCCACTGATACCCACTCGGCCAAGATATTGCTGTAGGCCAGCGACGAGTCCGCCACCGGCGACACCACGTACAGCGGCACGTGTGCCAGCCCCGCACCTTCCAGGTGCGCCGACA comes from the Nymphalis io chromosome 1, ilAglIoxx1.1, whole genome shotgun sequence genome and includes:
- the LOC126771177 gene encoding integrator complex subunit 9, with amino-acid sequence MKLYCLSSDASKPCFVLSFKELLIMLDCGLSAHSVLNFLPLPPVPSTRLASLPNYTPPHVNDPLLEGELKECCGRVFVDSIPEFCPPLDKVVDFSQLDVILISNYTCMMALPFITEETGFKGQVYATEPTLQIGRFYLEELSEWVSSCGSSSGAAKRWKELVHLLPPPLALAARPRAWRRLFSPAALARALSRVRVVGYDERVDIYGALDATAVSSGFCLGSANWVLRSAHEKVAYVSGSSTLTTHPRPINQAALRGADLLILAALTQTPAHNPDHMLGDLCVHATVTLRAGGSVLCPVYPSGVLYDLLECLSAHLEGAGLAHVPLYVVSPVADSSLAYSNILAEWVSVGKQARVYLPEEPFPHAALVRAGRLKHARSLHDDAFSADFRQPCVVFCGHPSLRFGAAVHLVELWANNPAHAIIFTEPDFPYAEALAPFQPLSMKAFHCPIDTSLNYSQANKLVRELRPRELALPEQYAGGGARPHVSADAPTVVVRRGAARSLSVRRRAARATLCGTLAARATPRELRAGLRAAPLSAALRVRDARLELVAPPGPAPAPAPRLHWNALDVEALVRALTREGVTEARVEASADGCIVHLPRQDTLVHVERHATHVFCEGRGDVRQALRRAIASCLPHI